Proteins co-encoded in one Marinomonas sp. IMCC 4694 genomic window:
- the cysD gene encoding sulfate adenylyltransferase subunit CysD, translated as MTEARLTHLKQLEAESIHIIREVAAEFDNPVMLYSIGKDSAVMLHLAMKAFYPGKPPFPLMHVDTTWKFKEMITFRDELVAKLGLELIVHKNQEGIDQGIGPFTHGSSKHTDVMKTQGLKQALDKYGFDAAFGGARRDEEKSRAKERVYSFRDKQHRWDPKNQRPELWNIYNGKVNKGESIRVFPLSNWTELDIWQYIYLESIPIVPLYFSAKRPVVERDGTLIMVDDERMPLNGEVPEMKSVRFRTLGCYPLTGAVESEAATLPEIIQEMLLTTSSEREGRMIDHDSSGSMEEKKKQGYF; from the coding sequence ATGACAGAGGCAAGATTGACCCACCTAAAACAGCTAGAAGCCGAAAGTATTCATATAATACGTGAGGTCGCTGCGGAATTTGACAACCCTGTAATGCTTTATTCAATTGGCAAAGATTCAGCGGTTATGCTGCATCTTGCTATGAAAGCCTTTTACCCAGGCAAACCACCCTTTCCTTTGATGCACGTCGATACCACGTGGAAATTCAAAGAGATGATCACTTTTCGTGATGAATTAGTGGCCAAACTTGGCTTAGAGCTTATCGTTCATAAGAACCAAGAAGGCATTGACCAAGGTATCGGTCCATTCACTCATGGTAGCTCAAAACATACGGATGTCATGAAAACGCAAGGTTTGAAACAAGCCTTGGACAAATACGGTTTTGATGCGGCATTTGGTGGTGCTCGCCGTGACGAAGAGAAGTCTCGTGCCAAAGAGCGCGTGTATTCTTTCCGTGATAAGCAACATCGTTGGGACCCTAAAAATCAGCGTCCAGAGCTTTGGAATATCTACAACGGTAAAGTAAACAAAGGTGAAAGTATTCGTGTTTTCCCATTGTCTAACTGGACGGAATTGGATATTTGGCAATACATCTACTTAGAGAGCATTCCCATTGTGCCTTTGTATTTCTCAGCAAAACGCCCTGTCGTCGAGCGCGATGGCACCCTGATCATGGTCGATGATGAACGCATGCCACTGAACGGCGAAGTGCCTGAAATGAAGTCGGTTCGTTTCCGTACTTTGGGTTGTTACCCACTTACTGGTGCGGTGGAATCTGAAGCCGCGACCTTGCCTGAAATCATTCAAGAAATGCTGTTAACGACGAGCTCAGAGCGTGAAGGCCGAATGATTGACCATGATTCTTCTGGTTCAATGGAAGAGAAGAAGAAACAGGGCTACTTCTGA
- the cysN gene encoding sulfate adenylyltransferase subunit CysN gives MSHQSELISQDILGYLKQHEEKDLLRLLTCGNVDDGKSTLIGRLLHDSKLIYEDHLDAVKRDSKKSGTQGEEIDLALLVDGLQAEREQGITIDVAYRYFSTEKRKFIIADTPGHEQYTRNMATGASTCDLAIILIDARYGVQTQTRRHSYIAALLGIKHIVVAVNKMDLVDFSEAKHDEIKADYLAFVDQLGNRTPQDIQFIPMSALKGDNVVNPSVSMPWYTGLPLMAMLETIQINRDVKRDSFRFPVQYVNRPNLDFRGFSGTIAAGAVKPGDEIIALPSGKKSKVAEIVTYDGNLASAKAGQAVTITLEDEIDISRGDMLSHSGQEPLIASTLRASVVWMADQPLVSGKLYDFKLGTQTVPGKVHHFNHRIDVNTLEQTNISALELNGIGDCVIQFDAPVAFDEYQDSRLTGALVIIDRLTNVTVGAGMVEEAVAEDDEELIVCAEDRAARLGQKPAVIAVSADILIKADVLERLLLRQGVVALVKANATENEAKLVRQTGVVFLVADSAIADSTMVESTLDGVVERIVESVRL, from the coding sequence ATGTCTCACCAGTCAGAATTGATAAGCCAAGACATACTTGGTTATTTAAAACAACACGAAGAAAAAGATCTATTGCGCCTTCTTACTTGTGGCAACGTAGATGATGGTAAAAGTACGCTTATTGGTCGTTTATTGCATGACTCTAAATTGATTTATGAAGATCACTTAGACGCAGTAAAGCGTGACAGTAAAAAATCCGGCACACAAGGCGAAGAAATTGACTTAGCTCTGCTGGTTGATGGTCTGCAAGCTGAGCGCGAGCAGGGCATTACAATCGATGTGGCTTACCGTTATTTCTCTACCGAGAAACGTAAATTCATTATCGCGGACACACCGGGTCACGAACAATACACACGTAACATGGCAACAGGCGCGTCAACCTGTGATCTTGCGATTATCTTAATCGATGCGCGTTACGGTGTTCAAACACAAACTCGTCGTCATTCTTACATCGCAGCCTTGCTCGGTATTAAGCACATCGTCGTTGCGGTGAATAAAATGGATTTGGTCGATTTCTCTGAAGCGAAACATGACGAGATCAAAGCCGATTATCTTGCGTTTGTTGATCAGCTTGGTAATCGCACACCACAAGACATTCAATTTATTCCGATGTCGGCTCTAAAAGGCGACAATGTAGTGAATCCGTCTGTAAGCATGCCTTGGTATACGGGTTTGCCTTTGATGGCAATGTTAGAAACCATACAAATCAATCGCGATGTGAAGCGGGATTCTTTCCGATTTCCTGTTCAATATGTGAATCGTCCTAACCTGGATTTCCGTGGTTTTTCTGGAACAATTGCAGCGGGCGCTGTTAAGCCGGGCGATGAAATTATTGCTTTGCCTTCTGGTAAAAAATCCAAAGTCGCTGAAATTGTTACCTACGACGGCAACTTGGCATCAGCAAAGGCGGGGCAAGCGGTAACGATTACATTGGAAGATGAAATTGATATCAGCCGAGGTGATATGCTGTCTCATTCTGGACAAGAGCCGTTGATTGCTTCAACGCTTCGTGCGTCTGTTGTTTGGATGGCTGATCAACCTTTGGTTTCAGGAAAGCTATATGACTTTAAACTTGGCACACAAACCGTTCCAGGCAAAGTGCATCACTTTAACCATCGTATCGATGTAAATACGCTAGAGCAAACAAACATAAGTGCACTTGAGTTAAATGGCATCGGCGATTGCGTGATTCAGTTTGATGCGCCTGTGGCGTTTGATGAATATCAAGACAGTCGTTTAACCGGTGCCTTGGTGATTATCGATCGCTTGACTAATGTAACTGTTGGGGCTGGGATGGTTGAGGAAGCGGTGGCAGAAGATGATGAAGAGTTAATCGTCTGTGCTGAGGATCGTGCAGCGCGTCTTGGGCAAAAACCTGCTGTCATTGCTGTGTCTGCTGATATTTTGATAAAGGCCGATGTGTTAGAGCGATTGCTATTGCGTCAAGGTGTTGTTGCTTTGGTCAAGGCTAATGCTACAGAAAATGAGGCGAAGCTGGTACGACAAACAGGCGTTGTCTTCTTGGTAGCAGATTCGGCCATTGCGGACTCCACCATGGTTGAATCCACACTGGATGGTGTGGTTGAACGCATTGTGGAAAGTGTTCGTTTGTAG
- a CDS encoding siderophore-interacting protein has translation MTRPQPRELRIVNKNHITPHMLRITLGGDQIHTLPKDQEGGYVKLIFPQVSDKPILRTYTIRHQRDCEIDIDFVLHEDGGPASTWARHAQIGEAILVGGPGPVKPISGAADWQFFVGDMTALPAISVNLANLPDTAKGAAILEVLSQEDVLPLVHPSGIELHWVINPHPGESTKILLERVKALPWPKGSVSAWVACEFSAMKALRSFFKIEKQLLREHLYISSYWKKGNSEDQHKVVKRTDNEAES, from the coding sequence ATGACCAGACCACAGCCACGTGAGTTGCGCATCGTCAACAAAAATCACATCACTCCGCATATGCTTAGGATCACGCTAGGGGGGGATCAGATTCATACTTTACCCAAAGACCAAGAAGGCGGTTATGTAAAACTCATTTTCCCACAAGTCAGTGACAAACCCATACTGCGGACTTATACCATACGACATCAGCGTGATTGCGAAATAGACATCGATTTCGTGCTTCACGAAGACGGCGGCCCTGCTTCTACATGGGCCCGCCATGCTCAAATTGGCGAAGCTATTTTAGTCGGCGGCCCTGGCCCTGTTAAACCCATTTCAGGCGCCGCCGATTGGCAATTTTTTGTCGGCGACATGACCGCACTGCCCGCCATCAGCGTAAATTTAGCAAATCTTCCTGATACGGCAAAGGGTGCTGCTATTCTCGAAGTCCTCAGTCAAGAAGATGTTCTACCATTAGTACACCCTTCAGGCATTGAGCTGCATTGGGTAATTAACCCTCACCCAGGTGAAAGCACAAAGATACTTCTGGAGCGAGTAAAGGCATTGCCCTGGCCTAAAGGAAGCGTGTCTGCCTGGGTTGCCTGTGAATTTTCCGCCATGAAAGCCTTACGCAGTTTCTTTAAAATCGAAAAGCAACTTCTGCGCGAGCACCTTTACATCTCCAGTTATTGGAAAAAGGGTAATAGTGAAGATCAACATAAAGTCGTGAAACGCACTGACAACGAGGCAGAATCCTGA
- a CDS encoding winged helix DNA-binding protein, with the protein MNETIGEALHVLTHSYRHLLKEAAQRSGIVLPVSHIRSLKCIGSTNQCRARDICTTLRLDKSQVARILKALLNKGYIAKKSKPSQPTAVFNL; encoded by the coding sequence ATGAACGAAACCATCGGTGAAGCGTTGCACGTGTTAACGCACAGCTATCGACACCTTCTAAAAGAAGCCGCTCAACGCTCTGGCATCGTTTTACCTGTCAGCCACATTCGATCACTCAAGTGCATAGGCAGTACAAACCAGTGTCGTGCCAGAGATATTTGCACAACTCTCCGTTTAGATAAGTCTCAAGTAGCGCGCATTCTGAAAGCGTTGCTAAACAAAGGCTACATCGCTAAAAAGAGCAAGCCATCGCAGCCAACTGCTGTTTTTAACCTCTGA
- a CDS encoding GreA/GreB family elongation factor, with translation MDKKTAHHAICSALFSRFNTAKWAAHQAHEAATSKESIAENKYDTFGLEASYLAHGQSQRVLECEKDWRLFDKKTLALFAEEESIALWCLVFLTALDAPSENEKAFFLSPCAGGLTLDVEGKTLYLITSSSPVGQALMGKKVGDDVQLRQNGRQITYEITGVA, from the coding sequence ATGGATAAAAAGACTGCTCATCATGCTATTTGCTCGGCTTTGTTTAGTCGTTTTAATACGGCAAAATGGGCCGCACATCAGGCGCACGAGGCGGCTACCAGCAAGGAAAGTATTGCAGAAAATAAATACGACACTTTTGGGTTGGAGGCCTCTTACTTGGCCCATGGTCAATCTCAGCGTGTTTTGGAATGTGAAAAGGATTGGCGGTTATTTGATAAAAAAACGCTGGCCCTATTTGCCGAAGAAGAGTCCATTGCCTTGTGGTGTTTGGTCTTTTTAACCGCCTTAGATGCACCAAGTGAAAACGAAAAAGCATTTTTTCTATCACCTTGTGCTGGGGGTCTTACTCTCGATGTTGAAGGAAAAACACTGTATCTGATAACATCTTCTAGCCCTGTCGGACAGGCGCTGATGGGGAAAAAAGTGGGTGATGACGTGCAGCTGCGCCAAAATGGTCGCCAAATCACGTATGAAATCACTGGCGTTGCTTAA
- the aspS gene encoding aspartate--tRNA ligase, with translation MRSHYCGELNASNISQEITLCGWVHRRRDHGGVIFLDVRDREGVTQVVFDPDRADSFGIADSVRNEFVVKLKGLVRARPQGTVNPNMNTGEIEVLGLELEILNAAKTPPFQLDEHQSVGEDVRLKNRFIDLRRPEIQQKMRFRSKVTSVLRRYLDENGFLDIETPILTRATPEGARDYLVPSRTHQGSFFALPQSPQLFKQLLMVSGFDRYYQIAKCFRDEDLRADRQPEFTQVDIETSFMSEEQIMAMTEKMIVSLFKELMDVDLGAFPRMPYSEAMETYGSDKPDLRIPLTIVSVCDLMSNVDFKVFSGPAKDAKGRVAALKVPGGNALTRKQIDDYTKFVGIYGAKGLAYIKVNNKSNLEEGLQSPIVKFLPVEVRAQLLERLDAQDGDLIFFGADSKKVVCEALGALRCKLGEDLNLYTCKWAPLWVVDFPMFEETSDGGITAIHHPFTAPSCTPDALKTDPLNALSQAYDMVLNGTELGGGSIRIHQSSMQEMVFELLNISKDEQEEKFGFLLDALKYGAPPHGGLAFGLDRLVMLMTGSSSIRDVIAFPKTQSATCLLTQAPGEVSEKQLKELSIRVRKPVVES, from the coding sequence ATGCGCAGCCATTATTGCGGCGAGTTAAATGCTAGTAACATTTCACAAGAAATTACCCTTTGCGGTTGGGTTCACCGTCGCCGCGACCATGGTGGTGTTATCTTTTTAGACGTACGCGACCGTGAAGGCGTTACACAGGTTGTTTTTGATCCGGATCGTGCCGATAGTTTTGGCATTGCTGACAGCGTTCGTAACGAATTTGTCGTAAAACTAAAAGGTTTAGTGCGAGCTCGCCCGCAAGGCACAGTAAACCCAAACATGAACACAGGTGAAATTGAAGTATTGGGACTTGAACTTGAGATTTTGAACGCGGCAAAAACACCACCATTTCAGTTAGACGAACATCAGTCTGTTGGTGAAGATGTACGCTTAAAAAATCGTTTCATTGACTTACGCCGCCCAGAGATTCAACAGAAAATGCGTTTCCGTTCTAAAGTAACCTCTGTATTGCGTCGTTACCTAGATGAAAATGGCTTCCTAGATATTGAAACGCCTATCCTAACGCGTGCAACGCCAGAAGGTGCTCGCGACTATTTGGTGCCGAGCCGTACTCACCAAGGCAGTTTTTTTGCACTGCCACAATCACCACAGCTGTTTAAGCAGTTATTGATGGTGTCTGGTTTTGATCGTTATTACCAAATTGCTAAATGTTTCCGTGACGAAGATCTACGTGCAGATCGACAACCAGAATTTACTCAAGTAGACATTGAAACCTCATTCATGAGCGAAGAGCAAATCATGGCAATGACGGAGAAGATGATTGTTAGCTTGTTTAAAGAACTAATGGACGTTGATTTGGGTGCGTTTCCACGCATGCCTTATTCAGAGGCCATGGAAACCTACGGCAGTGATAAACCGGATTTACGTATTCCACTTACCATTGTGAGTGTTTGCGACCTCATGTCGAATGTTGACTTTAAAGTCTTTTCTGGCCCTGCAAAGGATGCAAAAGGTCGCGTAGCGGCGCTTAAAGTGCCTGGTGGAAATGCGTTAACTCGTAAGCAAATAGACGATTACACCAAGTTCGTTGGAATATATGGTGCGAAGGGCTTGGCTTATATCAAGGTAAACAATAAGTCTAATCTTGAAGAAGGCTTGCAATCCCCCATCGTTAAATTCTTGCCTGTTGAAGTACGCGCTCAATTGTTAGAACGCCTCGATGCGCAAGACGGTGATTTAATATTTTTTGGTGCCGATTCCAAAAAAGTCGTTTGTGAAGCCTTAGGGGCTCTTCGCTGTAAATTAGGTGAAGATTTAAACCTTTATACTTGTAAATGGGCGCCACTTTGGGTTGTGGATTTCCCGATGTTTGAAGAAACATCTGATGGCGGCATTACGGCCATTCACCACCCATTCACAGCCCCATCTTGCACTCCCGACGCACTGAAAACCGATCCTCTTAATGCCTTATCTCAAGCCTATGACATGGTGTTAAACGGCACAGAATTAGGAGGCGGCTCCATTCGTATACACCAGTCTTCTATGCAAGAAATGGTGTTTGAATTGCTAAATATTAGTAAAGACGAGCAAGAAGAAAAATTCGGTTTCTTGTTGGATGCCCTTAAATACGGTGCGCCACCACATGGCGGCCTCGCTTTTGGCCTTGATCGCTTGGTTATGTTAATGACCGGATCGAGTTCAATTCGTGACGTGATTGCTTTCCCTAAAACTCAAAGCGCAACTTGTCTATTGACGCAAGCGCCCGGTGAAGTCAGTGAGAAACAGTTGAAAGAGTTAAGCATTCGCGTCAGAAAGCCAGTGGTTGAGTCTTAA
- the ruvC gene encoding crossover junction endodeoxyribonuclease RuvC, protein MVTTRILAIDPGSRITGFGILDVANGKSKYVNSGCIRLPDEALSVRLKHIFNHVSALLLEYQPDEFAIEEVFLAKNANSALKLGQARGAAIVAASIKDLAVHEYAARRVKQSVVGNGNADKAQVQMMVQLLLNLSSRPQADAADALAIALCHANSRTSGGLEYGVGKRAGRTSKRWTEQDVRKTM, encoded by the coding sequence ATGGTGACCACAAGAATATTAGCCATTGATCCCGGTTCTCGAATAACGGGATTTGGCATCCTTGACGTTGCCAATGGAAAATCAAAATACGTAAACAGTGGCTGCATTCGACTGCCTGATGAAGCTCTTTCAGTAAGGTTAAAACATATTTTTAATCATGTTTCTGCATTGTTATTGGAATATCAACCGGACGAGTTTGCTATTGAAGAAGTGTTTTTAGCCAAAAATGCGAATTCGGCATTAAAGCTCGGTCAAGCAAGGGGAGCGGCTATTGTTGCTGCCTCCATTAAAGATTTAGCCGTACATGAATACGCTGCGCGAAGGGTCAAACAGTCTGTTGTCGGTAATGGTAACGCAGATAAAGCCCAGGTACAGATGATGGTGCAGCTTTTGTTAAATTTATCCTCTAGACCTCAAGCTGATGCCGCAGACGCTCTAGCCATTGCTCTTTGTCATGCCAATAGCAGAACATCCGGTGGATTAGAGTATGGTGTTGGTAAACGAGCAGGGCGCACCTCTAAACGTTGGACTGAACAAGATGTAAGGAAAACAATGTGA
- the ruvA gene encoding Holliday junction branch migration protein RuvA, translated as MIGRVVGTLVEKAPPELLVDVNGIGYEISASMTTIYDLPKVGEKVVLFTHLLVKEDAHTLFGFIDRNERALFRVLIKVNGIGPKMALAILSSMSSAELIANVQESDVTALTRIPGVGKKTAERLIIELRDKLGQAAKQDLFSAPAVLRQVQADPRQEAEAALISLGYKPQEAAKAIAGVPIDSASSEDVIKAALKGMLR; from the coding sequence GTGATTGGACGTGTCGTTGGTACTTTAGTAGAAAAAGCTCCTCCAGAACTCTTGGTGGATGTAAATGGCATAGGGTATGAAATTAGTGCGTCCATGACCACAATTTATGATTTACCTAAAGTAGGTGAAAAAGTGGTTTTGTTTACTCACTTGTTGGTAAAAGAAGACGCCCACACGCTGTTTGGTTTCATTGACAGAAACGAACGTGCGTTGTTTCGTGTACTCATTAAAGTGAATGGAATTGGACCAAAAATGGCGCTTGCCATTCTATCAAGTATGTCTTCTGCAGAGCTAATAGCCAACGTTCAAGAGTCCGACGTAACAGCCTTAACGCGCATCCCCGGTGTCGGTAAAAAAACCGCTGAACGTTTGATTATTGAGTTACGAGACAAACTAGGGCAGGCCGCTAAACAGGATTTATTCTCTGCGCCTGCGGTATTAAGGCAAGTTCAAGCCGATCCCAGACAGGAAGCCGAAGCAGCGCTTATCTCTCTTGGATACAAACCTCAAGAAGCGGCAAAGGCAATTGCTGGCGTGCCTATCGATTCAGCAAGCAGTGAGGATGTCATCAAAGCTGCACTCAAAGGGATGCTAAGGTAA
- the ruvB gene encoding Holliday junction branch migration DNA helicase RuvB has translation MIEQDRIISAELKGNDRQVDRAIRPQSLAEYIGQPVVREQMDIFIQAARQRHEPLDHTLIFGPPGLGKTTLANIIGNEMGADVKTTSGPVLERAGDLAALLTNLNEGDILFIDEIHRLSPAIEEVLYPAMEDYQLDIMIGEGPAARSIKIELPPFTLVGATTRAGLLTSPLRDRFGIVQRLEFYDVESLTTIVARSAGKMGMELDHSGCFEVARRSRGTPRIANRLLRRVRDVAQVSGETQVGQKVAQRALDMLSVDSQGFDHLDRRMLLTMIEKFDGRPVGLDSVSAALGEDKDTIEDVIEPFLIQQGFIIRTPRGRQVTKRAYEHFNYQLPSDFK, from the coding sequence ATGATTGAACAAGATCGTATTATTTCTGCTGAGCTTAAAGGTAACGATCGTCAAGTAGACAGGGCGATACGCCCACAATCTCTGGCAGAATACATAGGCCAGCCTGTCGTGAGAGAGCAAATGGATATCTTCATCCAAGCCGCAAGACAGCGCCATGAGCCACTTGATCACACGCTAATATTTGGACCGCCAGGATTGGGTAAAACCACCCTTGCTAACATTATTGGCAACGAAATGGGGGCTGATGTGAAAACCACGTCAGGACCCGTATTGGAAAGGGCGGGCGATTTGGCGGCGTTATTAACCAATCTCAATGAAGGTGATATTTTATTTATTGATGAAATTCACAGATTAAGCCCGGCTATTGAAGAAGTGCTTTATCCCGCCATGGAAGATTATCAACTGGATATTATGATTGGTGAGGGTCCAGCTGCAAGGTCGATTAAAATTGAACTCCCGCCTTTTACACTTGTCGGAGCTACTACTCGGGCTGGATTATTAACCTCACCATTGAGGGATAGATTCGGGATTGTACAGCGTCTGGAGTTTTACGATGTAGAATCACTCACGACTATTGTGGCGCGATCGGCAGGAAAGATGGGCATGGAGCTGGATCATTCGGGATGTTTTGAAGTGGCTCGGCGCTCCCGTGGTACACCACGGATCGCAAACAGATTGCTACGACGAGTAAGAGATGTTGCCCAAGTAAGCGGAGAAACGCAAGTGGGCCAAAAAGTTGCTCAAAGGGCATTGGATATGTTAAGTGTAGATAGCCAAGGCTTCGACCACTTGGACCGACGTATGTTATTGACCATGATAGAAAAGTTTGACGGGAGACCCGTTGGCTTAGACAGTGTTTCGGCGGCCTTAGGCGAAGACAAAGACACGATTGAAGACGTCATCGAGCCGTTTTTAATACAGCAAGGCTTTATAATAAGAACGCCAAGAGGTCGACAAGTTACAAAGCGTGCTTATGAACATTTTAATTATCAACTACCTTCAGACTTTAAATAG
- the tolQ gene encoding protein TolQ: protein MSIWGLIVSASIVVQLVMLILLAASVFSWIVIFQRIRILKEAKKVSVAFEENFWSGIDLSQLYRKLTQEGRNVKGMENIFTSGIKEFTRLRQSHNVEPDAIMDGVQRAMRVALYREEEKLDKHLPFLATVGSTSPYIGLFGTVWGIMHSFIGLAEVQQATLATVAPGIAEALIATAIGLAAAIPAVIAYNRFSSAAESLGSSYENFADEFTSILHRKVHVREGGAV, encoded by the coding sequence ATGTCAATTTGGGGACTTATCGTCAGTGCTAGTATTGTGGTTCAACTTGTCATGTTGATCTTGCTAGCCGCTTCCGTTTTCTCATGGATCGTTATATTTCAGAGAATTCGTATACTAAAAGAAGCAAAAAAAGTCAGTGTTGCCTTTGAAGAGAACTTTTGGTCTGGTATCGATTTGAGTCAGCTATATCGAAAGCTGACGCAAGAAGGCCGAAATGTCAAAGGCATGGAAAATATATTTACCTCTGGTATTAAAGAATTTACTCGGTTAAGACAAAGTCACAATGTAGAACCCGATGCGATTATGGATGGTGTGCAGCGTGCAATGAGAGTCGCTCTTTATCGTGAGGAAGAAAAACTAGACAAGCATTTACCGTTTTTAGCAACCGTTGGCTCAACCAGCCCCTACATTGGTCTTTTTGGCACCGTTTGGGGGATTATGCATTCCTTTATTGGTTTGGCTGAAGTTCAGCAGGCGACGCTAGCAACCGTTGCTCCAGGTATTGCAGAGGCATTGATAGCAACGGCGATTGGCTTAGCGGCCGCTATTCCTGCTGTTATTGCTTACAACCGCTTTTCCTCTGCGGCGGAATCGCTCGGATCAAGTTATGAAAACTTTGCCGATGAATTTACCAGCATATTGCATCGTAAAGTGCATGTCAGAGAGGGAGGCGCTGTCTAG
- the tolR gene encoding protein TolR: protein MARSRRSKNKRRPMAEINVVPYIDVMLVLLVIFMITAPMLTQGVDVKLPNANAAPMQDTQEDVLIASIDAKRQFYIDIGGKQEPITLVQLQDRVSKILSQNPKMTILVRGDKNVPYGDVIGLMVALQGAGAPNVGLVTEPDNKQ from the coding sequence GTGGCTCGTTCAAGAAGAAGTAAAAATAAACGGCGGCCGATGGCTGAGATTAATGTTGTCCCCTATATAGACGTTATGCTGGTGCTGTTGGTTATTTTTATGATTACAGCGCCAATGTTAACTCAAGGTGTGGATGTTAAGTTGCCCAACGCGAACGCGGCTCCAATGCAAGACACGCAGGAAGATGTGCTGATTGCGTCGATTGATGCAAAGCGTCAATTTTATATTGATATTGGTGGTAAGCAAGAGCCCATAACACTGGTTCAATTGCAAGATAGAGTGAGCAAAATACTCAGTCAAAACCCGAAAATGACCATATTGGTTAGAGGGGATAAGAATGTACCCTATGGCGATGTCATTGGATTAATGGTTGCTCTGCAAGGGGCCGGGGCACCTAATGTTGGTTTGGTAACCGAGCCGGATAACAAGCAATGA
- the tolA gene encoding cell envelope integrity protein TolA produces the protein MKWFRSDNYSIPVMLAIGLHASIIIVGFVAVDFSESKPPEPKRPPIVNATVVDVSQTIIGKREADERAAKQQAAQVVADKKKRDAEQAQKKLETERRALEEAKRQVAQAKQAKEKAEAQERAALQQRENDKKQAAAKQQQQADEKEKKRLAQVADKKRQSKKEEEDKQQRELARKAEANRLAEEERKRKDESARLAAEEKALEEAKQEAAQAAAAEAKERAALETQMVQSISSLINSRVTSAWIRPPNARNNMKTQLRIFFLPNGEVMNVQITNGSGDALFDQRAVDAVYKVRKIEELAQVDSYVFERNFRQVDLIFNPQDLRN, from the coding sequence ATGAAATGGTTTCGCAGTGATAATTACAGTATCCCAGTAATGCTTGCTATCGGTTTGCATGCCAGTATTATTATTGTTGGTTTTGTGGCAGTAGATTTTAGTGAATCTAAGCCGCCAGAGCCGAAAAGGCCACCTATTGTTAATGCGACAGTCGTAGATGTTTCACAAACCATTATTGGTAAACGTGAGGCTGATGAAAGGGCAGCGAAACAGCAAGCTGCTCAAGTTGTTGCCGATAAAAAGAAGCGAGACGCAGAGCAAGCTCAAAAGAAACTCGAAACAGAGCGTAGAGCATTAGAAGAGGCAAAAAGACAAGTTGCTCAAGCCAAACAAGCAAAAGAAAAAGCGGAGGCACAAGAAAGGGCAGCCCTACAGCAGCGAGAAAATGACAAGAAACAAGCAGCTGCTAAGCAACAGCAGCAAGCCGATGAAAAAGAGAAAAAACGATTAGCTCAAGTGGCCGATAAAAAGCGCCAATCTAAGAAAGAAGAAGAGGATAAGCAGCAAAGAGAGTTGGCAAGAAAAGCGGAAGCCAATCGGTTGGCGGAAGAAGAGCGCAAACGCAAAGATGAAAGTGCTAGACTGGCCGCTGAAGAAAAAGCCTTGGAAGAAGCAAAACAAGAGGCCGCTCAGGCTGCCGCTGCAGAAGCAAAAGAACGTGCGGCGCTCGAAACGCAAATGGTTCAGTCGATTAGTAGTTTGATCAATAGTAGGGTAACGTCTGCTTGGATTCGCCCTCCTAATGCTCGCAATAATATGAAAACTCAGTTGCGTATTTTTTTCCTTCCTAATGGGGAGGTCATGAACGTGCAAATAACCAACGGTAGTGGTGATGCCTTGTTCGATCAAAGAGCAGTTGATGCCGTATACAAAGTAAGAAAAATAGAAGAGTTAGCGCAAGTTGATTCCTATGTGTTTGAGAGGAATTTTCGTCAAGTAGATTTGATTTTTAACCCGCAAGATTTGAGAAATTAA